ATTCAATATTCCACGCCGTCCGCACCAGCGTCTCTTTTCCGGGCGATGTGAAATAGTCTCCGATCGAACCGCTGATGAACCCGCCGGCAAACATCCCCAGTCCAAAGACAAACGTTCCGAAAAAGGTCTGCATACTCCCGCGTGCATCCAGCGGACAGACCTTGTCGACATAGATGTAAGCAGCCGCCAGGAAGCAGCCAAAACAGAGACCATGCATCGCCTGGCCCAGACAGGTCAACGCCATTGCCAGCGGAAACGCATCACTGAGTGTAGACGCGTAAGCAAAGATCAGGCTGCGAACCAGGTAGGAGAGCAGGCCGACCAGCATGACCAGTTTGAATCCGAATTTCTTGAGGGCGAATCCAAGGACCGCCATCACGAGTACTTCAAACACCTGCCCAATCGAACTGATTCGCTGCTCCCAGGCGCCTGTGACGTCTCCCATGACGAGGACGTTTTTCAGAAACGGGCTGTTCCACTGGAAGTAGAACTTATGCACGATCGAAATAATAAAGGCGACCAGCACCAGCACCAAAAAGTGCCGGTATTTCAGCATCTTCAACACCTTACCGGGGGCCAGGTCCTTCTTATCTTTACTCACCGGCGGCGTATGCGGGAGCGATAAACAGTAGGCTGCCATCAACAGACCAGCCACCCCCGCCATCGCCAGCACAATACCGCGACCCGTATTCAACGCGTCACCTGAGAGTCCGCGTAAAAAGAGTCCCTCTGCCAGCCAGGCGGGGACCACAAATCCGATGGTTCCCCACAGACGGATCAAGGGGAATTCGCGGTCACTGTCTTTCAGATGCTGAAACGAAAGGGAATTCGTGAGCATCATGGTAGGGACATACAGAATCGAATACAGCACGCCCAGAATCACGACCGGCCAGTAACTCTGTTGAAGAAACAACGCCAGCATGATCAGGCCACCCGATAAATGACAGAACGCGAGCACGCGCTCTGTCGCATAATGGCGGTCGACGATCTGACCGAATACAAACGGGGCGAGCAGGGGGCCCACGGCGAGTGCCGCCCCGAATACGCCGATCTGAAATGCGGAGAAGCCCAGGGCATCAATCAGGTAGAGCGTGATGATAGGCAGATAGCAGCCCTGCACAAAGTATTGCAGGAACATCATCACTATCAGCCGCATTTTCAGTGCGAAATCAGTCTTTTCCAGTGAAAGCGTCTCTGTCTCGGTGTCTGTCATCAGTAAGCGGCCCCCGGTTGTGAAATCTCATGAGTGATTACCGTCAATACGGCTGGGATTACTTTTCAATCACCCAGATATTCCGAAACCGGACCGGATTCGAATGGTTCTGCAGGAACAGAGGACCTGCGATAGATTCATCCTTGTTGGTCCCTCCAGGAGTCGGTTCATCGATCTCGCGATCATCGTGCACGGTGACGCCGTTGTGTTTCACGGTGATGCGGGCTTTCGCTGTTTTGTTTCCTTCATCATCATATTTCGCAGAAGTGAAATCGATATCGTAGGTCTGCCAGGCCAGAGGCGGGAAGCACATATTCACGCTGGGAGCACCGACTTTATAAATCCCGCCACACTCGTTGTCTTTTCCTTCCAGACCAAAGGAGTCCAGGATCTGAACTTCGTAACGCCCCAGCACGTAACAGCCACTGTTGCTGCGTCCCTGCCCGCGTGCCTGCGGCATGAAGGGGAGCTGAAATTCCAGATGCAGGTGACCATCTTTGAATTTCTTTTTACTCGTGACGCCTTCCATCAGCAGACCATCTTCGGTCACGCGACCGTTTTCAAAGTTCTTCACAGTCTTTTCAGGCTGTTTCGCATCGAACAGGACGGTAGCTCCTTCAGGAGCCGACTTACCCAGGGTTGGGCTTTTGCGATGAACTTTGTTAAGGACGCCGACTTCGGTTCCCTCTGCGTCATAGATTGTAATTTTCCCGTCTTCCAGATCACCGCGGCCATCTTCCGATTTGAAGCTGATGACATTGCCGTCCTTAACCCCTTCAGCGCTGACTTTCTTCTCCTGGTTCCAGCCATCGCCGGGGAGACCGCCGGGATAACCGACGGCTTCAAATTTGCCATCACCCAGGGCAATCACCTGGACCCCATACTTGAGGGTTTCATCACCATCACCCAAAATCCCCGAGTATTCGCCCTGAATCTTAAAGTCGGGACCTGCTTTTTCCACGCTGTTGGCGGCCCATTTCGGGTCTTTCGAGTCAGCCAGTCCCAGATGGACCAGAATTAAAAAAGCACAGCAGCCAGTGAGGGCGCGAATCATAAACTGCTTCATTGGAATACTCCCGGAGTGTTCTTGAGTCGGTCGATTGATTGTATGGAATGGGACGGGTCTCCCCAGATCAATTGATCAGCGAAGAGGCTTCCATTGTGCGAAGGCAGCATCAGAGATGCAAGTTCAGGTCGCCCGAATCCATCCGCTCGATGCGTTTGTGCAGTAAAATTAACTAAAACTTGTGATGGTAGGGTGTTAAAAAATCTTGTATGATGTAACACTGAAGCGTAATAGAAGATAAAGGACAAGGTGCGGGCCTTTCGTACCGATATCCCTAATGCGGGAGTCGGGGGGGTGTCGTTCTACTCAAGAATTGATTTTGAGCATTGAGGAACTGCGGAAGAGATTTATGACATCTGACAGAAACAAAAAAATCGCTGCTGACTGCTGGAGACGTGGAAACGAGGCCCTGTCCAAAGAGAACTGGGATTACTCGATTGAGATGTTCACGACCGCTGTCAAACTGGAGCCCGAAGCACTGCTCTACCGTCAGACCAAACGGGGCGCAGAACGAAAGAAGTACGGCGATAACCAGAGCGGTTCCAAGATGGGCGTCTTGAAGCTCGCCGGTATCAAAACCAAAATCAAGAATGCCCGGCGGAAGAAGGACTGGGCTGGCGTGGATCAGCTGGCAGAAGAAGGGCTCTCGCTGAATCCCTGGGACGCCGTCCTGAATTCGGAAATGGCCACCGCCTGTCAAAACCAGGGCTACCTTGATGCTGCGATTTTCGGCTTCAAGGTGGCGATTGAAAACGATAAAACTAACAAGGCGTATTTCCGCGAGCTGGGAGACCTGCTCGAGGAAAAGGGAGAATACAAGCAGTCCCGCGAGTGCTGGGAAATGGTGCTCAAGCTGGATCCCATGGACGGCGATGCCCGTTCCAAGGTGACCTCCCTGATGGCGACCGAAACCCGCGTGCGGGGCGGATACGATGGAGCCGACAAGTCTTCGTCTGTCAAACGTCAGTCTGCCTACGACGAAGGGCGTGCTTCCCGCGAACAGCGCCACCAGGCTCAGCGGGGCAATACCGCCGATGGCCCCGGACAGTCTGTCGAAGCGGATCTGCAGCGCGCCATTCGCAAAGAGCCTGAAAACAAAGACCATTACCTCAAACTGGGTGATTATTACAAACGCGAAGGCCGGTTGGTTGAGGCCCGCGAAAACTATGTGAAGGCATACGAATTTTCCGGCAAAGATGCGAACATCGGCGAGCAGGTTGAAGACATCGACATTGAGCTGCTCAAAGAGAAGCTCACCGCCGCCCGGGATCTCTTCAACCAGGATCGGGAAAACCCTGAAGCGAAAAAAGAGGTCACCCTGCTCAGCAAAGCGCTGATCAAGAAAGAGATCGAAGTTCTCACCAAACGTGTGGAACGCTATCCCGCCGACATGCGGTACAAGTACGATCTCGCGCAACGTTTCATCCGCCTCAAAAAATGGTCTTCCGCAATCCCCCTGCTGCAGCAGTCCGTCAAAGACACCCGCATCAGTTCTGATGCCCTGGTCGCCCTCGGAAAGTGCTTCTTCGCAGACGGGAAAAAGGAACTTGCCAAGCGGCAGTTCGAAAAGGCCCTTCCCAAGCTGTCTCCCGATGAAAAGGAAGATACGTTCAAGGAAGCCCACTACCTGCTGGGACGCCTCTATGAGGATGCAGACCAGAAATCCCAGGCGGCCGATCACTACAGCGAAATTCTGGCCGTCGATTACGACTTCCGGGACACCCGCCAGCGTCTGGAAGACATGGAAGGGGGAGCATAGGCCTCTTTTCCCCGCTCTCAGCAGGGGAAAAGAGCCGGTTTCTCTCCAGAATTCCTGAAAAAACCTCATATTTGCGACTCGGGATGGTTGGAATAACCGTCGACAAATTGTTACACTTCTCAATCTGCCTGAGATATCTTGTGGCGACCGTCTTGAATTACGGTTGCTGGTATGAACAGTAAATAGTTACTCAGAAAATACTTAAGTCGAAAAATGCCAAACACGAAAAGTGCCAAAAGAGCGTTGCGGAAAAGTGAAGTTCGTCGTGTCCGTAACCGTGCGACCCGTTCTGAATTACGATCTGCCATCAAAAATGCCCGTGCTGCGATCACCGGTGACGATGCACAGGCTGCCACCAAAGCATTACAGCTGGCCAGCAAACAGATCGATCAGGCTGCTGCCAAAGGCATCATCCACAAAAACGCCGCTGCCCGGACCAAATCTCGTCTGGCAAAGAGCGCCAATCAGAAAACAGCTGAGTAGTTTCTCTCAACCAGCTGATCTGAAACCGAATACACCAGCCCCGCACAGGTCCTCTGCGCGGGGTTTTGTTTTTGGAACCGCCGCCACACCTCACCAGTGCATCACAAAACCTCCGTCCACGTTGATGGTCTGACCCGTCACCTGGGCGGCGCGAGCCGAACTGAGAAACACAATCATATCCGCAATGTCTTGAGTCGTCTGCCACCGCTGCAGGGGAACCAATTGACGGATTTTATCCCCCGCCCAGTCCTCGTAGCTTCGTTTCTGATTCTCTGGTTGACGATCATTCCACGCCTGCCACACCGATTGATTCAACGGCGTCCGCACCATTCCCGGACAGACTGAATTCACGCGAATTCCCCCCGCAGCCAGGTCTTTTGCCAGGCACTGGGCGAAGTTGATATTCGCCGCTTTCGACGCGCTGTATGGCGGGTCGGTCTGTGATCCGATCTGCCCGGCAATCGAACTCACAAACACCATGCTCCCCGCGTCCGATTCCTGCATCAACGGCGTCACCGCATGCGCCACATTCACCATGCCCTGCATGTTGACTTCAAACACGCGCGGCCAGTCAGCCGGTGTGAGATTCGTAAACGGGAACCCGAATTTACCCGACCCGATCGCAGCCGCATGCACCAGGTGCGCGAACGACTTCACCTCCGCCACCGTCTGTCGGGTCACATCCTGTAACGCTTCAAAATCGGTGATATCGACTTGAAATCCATGCACTGGCTGCCCGGTTTCTGAAGCGAGTTGTTCCGCCACCGCCGTCACCCGGTCCGACTGATCCCAGAGAACGGGCAGGGCACCTTCCTCGGCAAAGGTTCGTGCGGTCGCCAGTCCAATTCCGCTGGCACCTCCGGTGATGATAACGGGAACGTTCTGTAATTTGAGATCCATAAGCTGCTGATCCTGCAGAGAAGTGAGGTGAGTCCAGTAACTGTTCCGCCCATTCTGATCGATGCCTTTTCTCCCTGCAAGCGGACTGTTATCTTGAAGGAACCGAAACAGGACACCCGGAACCGCAGCTGCAAAGGAACCTCTATGAAACTGGGGATGATCAACTCCGCCTGGGCTCAGGCCGGTCGTGATACCGCTTGGGGATTGCACAAAACGAAAGAGATCGGCTTTGACAGCGTGGATATCTTCGTCGATCCGCAGGATGTCGACATCCGCGAGCGGAGACTGGTTAAGGATACCTGTGACCAGCTCGACCTGCCCATCATGTCCGTCTGCTGTGTCGCGGTCGGCCTGATCGATTTCAATCCCAGCGTGCAGCGGTTCCATCTCCAGCGCGTCAAGGATTACCTCGATCTCTGTTACGAGTACGAGGCACGCAACCTCTTGCTGGTGCTCGGGGAATACATCTGGAACCGCGAAGTCATCCCCCCCGCAGAGCAGTGGCAGACCGCGGTGGAGAATTGTCGCAGGCTCGCGGAATACGCGGCCAACCTGGGGCTGGAAATCGCCTTGGAACTCGAACCGTTTCCCCTTTCGCTGCTCAACGACGTCGATTCCATGGTCCGCTTCGTCGATGAAGTCGATCATCCCGCGCTCAAGGCCAATATCGATGTCTCGCACCTCCTGCTCGCCGGCGTCGAACCACCCGAACTGCAGAAGCTGCAGGGCAAAGCCATCCATGTTCACATTTCGGACTGCGACGGTAAAGTGCACGGCGATCTGCCTCCCGGACGCGGCGTTGTTCACTTCGAACCCTACCTGGCTGAGATTAAAAAATTGAACATCGACGGAGCCATTTCGCTCGAGCTCGAGTATTCCCCCGAACCCGACAAAATCGAGGAATGGGTCCGCGAAGCATACGAATCCACTGATTCCCTCATGAAACAGGCCGGTTTGCGTGGTTGAAATCGACTTAAACCGGCGGAAATTGCCGTGAAACGAGAGAGTTTTTTGATTTCCATGAATCCCCCTGTCTGTTGCTTGAAGTTTTGACGGCGTTTCCCTAATTTCGCTGCTGGAGACGCCCACTGGCTGGCGTTAATTTCGGAACTTTTTACAAATATTGAGAATTCAAACAATGGCCGATCTGATTGCCCCTCACGGAGGGTTGACTGAACCCGTTTGCTGTACAGTGCCCGCAGGGGAAATTGACAGCTTCAAAGCCGAAGCAGCCAGCCTGCCCCAGGTTCCTGTTTCTGCCGCCGACTTGTCTACCGTATACCGCCTCGGCGACGGGACTCTGAGCCCGCTGACCGGACCGATGAACGGGGACGTCTACAACCGCGTGCTGGACGAAGCCTGCATCGAAGTCAACGGTAAGAAATACGCCTGGACCATCCCGCTGGCACTGCCCGTCACCTCCGAACTGGCC
This sequence is a window from Gimesia chilikensis. Protein-coding genes within it:
- a CDS encoding sugar phosphate isomerase/epimerase family protein — its product is MKLGMINSAWAQAGRDTAWGLHKTKEIGFDSVDIFVDPQDVDIRERRLVKDTCDQLDLPIMSVCCVAVGLIDFNPSVQRFHLQRVKDYLDLCYEYEARNLLLVLGEYIWNREVIPPAEQWQTAVENCRRLAEYAANLGLEIALELEPFPLSLLNDVDSMVRFVDEVDHPALKANIDVSHLLLAGVEPPELQKLQGKAIHVHISDCDGKVHGDLPPGRGVVHFEPYLAEIKKLNIDGAISLELEYSPEPDKIEEWVREAYESTDSLMKQAGLRG
- the rpsT gene encoding 30S ribosomal protein S20, yielding MPNTKSAKRALRKSEVRRVRNRATRSELRSAIKNARAAITGDDAQAATKALQLASKQIDQAAAKGIIHKNAAARTKSRLAKSANQKTAE
- a CDS encoding SDR family NAD(P)-dependent oxidoreductase is translated as MDLKLQNVPVIITGGASGIGLATARTFAEEGALPVLWDQSDRVTAVAEQLASETGQPVHGFQVDITDFEALQDVTRQTVAEVKSFAHLVHAAAIGSGKFGFPFTNLTPADWPRVFEVNMQGMVNVAHAVTPLMQESDAGSMVFVSSIAGQIGSQTDPPYSASKAANINFAQCLAKDLAAGGIRVNSVCPGMVRTPLNQSVWQAWNDRQPENQKRSYEDWAGDKIRQLVPLQRWQTTQDIADMIVFLSSARAAQVTGQTINVDGGFVMHW
- a CDS encoding tetratricopeptide repeat protein, which translates into the protein MTSDRNKKIAADCWRRGNEALSKENWDYSIEMFTTAVKLEPEALLYRQTKRGAERKKYGDNQSGSKMGVLKLAGIKTKIKNARRKKDWAGVDQLAEEGLSLNPWDAVLNSEMATACQNQGYLDAAIFGFKVAIENDKTNKAYFRELGDLLEEKGEYKQSRECWEMVLKLDPMDGDARSKVTSLMATETRVRGGYDGADKSSSVKRQSAYDEGRASREQRHQAQRGNTADGPGQSVEADLQRAIRKEPENKDHYLKLGDYYKREGRLVEARENYVKAYEFSGKDANIGEQVEDIDIELLKEKLTAARDLFNQDRENPEAKKEVTLLSKALIKKEIEVLTKRVERYPADMRYKYDLAQRFIRLKKWSSAIPLLQQSVKDTRISSDALVALGKCFFADGKKELAKRQFEKALPKLSPDEKEDTFKEAHYLLGRLYEDADQKSQAADHYSEILAVDYDFRDTRQRLEDMEGGA
- a CDS encoding MFS transporter; this encodes MTDTETETLSLEKTDFALKMRLIVMMFLQYFVQGCYLPIITLYLIDALGFSAFQIGVFGAALAVGPLLAPFVFGQIVDRHYATERVLAFCHLSGGLIMLALFLQQSYWPVVILGVLYSILYVPTMMLTNSLSFQHLKDSDREFPLIRLWGTIGFVVPAWLAEGLFLRGLSGDALNTGRGIVLAMAGVAGLLMAAYCLSLPHTPPVSKDKKDLAPGKVLKMLKYRHFLVLVLVAFIISIVHKFYFQWNSPFLKNVLVMGDVTGAWEQRISSIGQVFEVLVMAVLGFALKKFGFKLVMLVGLLSYLVRSLIFAYASTLSDAFPLAMALTCLGQAMHGLCFGCFLAAAYIYVDKVCPLDARGSMQTFFGTFVFGLGMFAGGFISGSIGDYFTSPGKETLVRTAWNIESQTGIQAFTQKNLEGHPIDLLRDWPGIWLSSAAIALLATLLFWFLFPRLDTSQRMDPDEDQS
- a CDS encoding 3-keto-disaccharide hydrolase gives rise to the protein MKQFMIRALTGCCAFLILVHLGLADSKDPKWAANSVEKAGPDFKIQGEYSGILGDGDETLKYGVQVIALGDGKFEAVGYPGGLPGDGWNQEKKVSAEGVKDGNVISFKSEDGRGDLEDGKITIYDAEGTEVGVLNKVHRKSPTLGKSAPEGATVLFDAKQPEKTVKNFENGRVTEDGLLMEGVTSKKKFKDGHLHLEFQLPFMPQARGQGRSNSGCYVLGRYEVQILDSFGLEGKDNECGGIYKVGAPSVNMCFPPLAWQTYDIDFTSAKYDDEGNKTAKARITVKHNGVTVHDDREIDEPTPGGTNKDESIAGPLFLQNHSNPVRFRNIWVIEK